From Enhydrobacter sp., the proteins below share one genomic window:
- a CDS encoding BMP family ABC transporter substrate-binding protein, with the protein MTRLYALLFLLLPAGALPFAAGAQTAVKPAVVYSTGGKFDKSFNEGVSDGAQKFGKETSLAIAEFEPTNETQFEQALRRFAQRGQDPIVAVGFSQAVALEKVAKEFPAVRFTLIDAVVNLPNVQSVVFKEHEGSFLVGMLAALASRSGKVGFVGGMDIPLIRRFQCGYEQGVKHANPRAEPIANMTGTTPAAWNDPGRGAELAKGQFDRGVDVVYAAAGSTGIGVLQAAKDRGKYGIGVDSNQNHLHPGTMLTSMIKRVDLAAYQSFKSAQMGQWKGGVQVLGLAEGGVGWALDQYNEKLITADMKARVDAARADIISGKIVVHDYMSNNSCK; encoded by the coding sequence ATGACCCGGTTGTACGCACTTCTTTTCCTGTTGCTGCCCGCCGGCGCCCTGCCTTTCGCCGCCGGGGCGCAGACCGCCGTGAAGCCCGCCGTGGTCTACAGCACCGGCGGCAAGTTCGACAAATCCTTCAACGAGGGGGTGAGCGACGGCGCGCAGAAGTTCGGCAAGGAGACCTCGCTCGCCATCGCCGAGTTCGAGCCGACCAACGAGACGCAGTTCGAGCAGGCGCTGCGCCGCTTCGCCCAGCGCGGGCAGGATCCGATCGTCGCCGTCGGCTTCTCCCAGGCGGTGGCGCTGGAGAAGGTGGCCAAGGAATTTCCGGCGGTCCGCTTCACCCTCATCGACGCCGTCGTCAACCTGCCCAACGTGCAGTCGGTCGTTTTCAAGGAGCACGAGGGCTCGTTCCTGGTCGGCATGCTCGCCGCGCTCGCCTCGAGGTCCGGCAAGGTCGGCTTCGTCGGCGGCATGGACATCCCGCTGATCCGTCGCTTCCAGTGCGGCTACGAGCAGGGCGTCAAGCACGCCAATCCCAGGGCCGAGCCGATCGCCAACATGACCGGAACGACTCCGGCCGCCTGGAACGATCCCGGCCGCGGCGCCGAGCTCGCCAAGGGCCAGTTCGATCGCGGCGTCGACGTCGTCTATGCCGCGGCAGGCAGCACCGGCATCGGCGTCCTGCAGGCCGCCAAGGACCGCGGCAAGTACGGCATCGGCGTCGATTCCAACCAGAACCACCTGCACCCCGGCACGATGCTGACCTCGATGATCAAGCGCGTCGATCTCGCCGCCTACCAGAGCTTCAAGAGCGCCCAGATGGGCCAGTGGAAGGGCGGCGTACAGGTGCTCGGCCTCGCCGAGGGCGGGGTCGGCTGGGCGCTCGACCAGTACAACGAGAAGCTGATCACCGCCGACATGAAGGCCAGGGTCGATGCCGCGCGGGCCGACATCATCTCGGGCAAGATCGTCGTCCACGACTACATGAGCAACAATTCCTGCAAGTGA
- a CDS encoding ABC transporter ATP-binding protein: MPASDVVSVTAAPAIELRGIDKRFGAVHAVRDVSLAIGRGTVTGIVGENGAGKSTLMSILYGLYQADSGEIRIDGEPAPIDGPRAAIARGIGMVHQHFMLVDGFTVLENLVLGAEGGPLLAGGLAAARAELARLGREYGLAVDPDARIADLSVGEQQRVEILKVLFRGARILILDEPSAVLTPQETDRLFRILATLRERGVTVVLITHKLREVMAATDRVFVMRQGRVVAERRTADTGPEELAELMVGRKVRLALDKAPGGAGEIRLKAEALGLVDGRGVRLLDDVGLELRAGEIVGIAGVSGNGQTELLQVLAGIRAPTAGRLTVCGRVIDRGHPADPAEMRALGLAHVPEDRLRQGLVGDFAAAESSILGYHRQLPYCRHHVLSAPAVGAYCAELMERFDVRPRDPALRSASFSGGNQQKLVLAREMARRPRVLLVGQPTRGVDIGAIEFIHRELLKRRDEGCAILVVSVELDEILSLADRLLVMFAGRIVGEVAAREADERALGLMMAGAHAP, translated from the coding sequence ATTCCTGCAAGTGACGTCGTGTCGGTGACGGCCGCTCCGGCGATCGAGCTCCGCGGCATCGACAAGCGCTTCGGCGCCGTTCATGCGGTGCGCGACGTGTCGCTCGCCATCGGCAGGGGAACCGTCACCGGCATCGTCGGCGAGAACGGGGCCGGCAAGTCGACGCTGATGAGCATCCTCTACGGGCTCTACCAGGCCGATTCGGGCGAGATACGGATCGACGGCGAGCCGGCGCCGATCGACGGGCCGCGCGCCGCCATCGCCCGCGGCATCGGCATGGTGCACCAGCACTTCATGCTGGTCGACGGCTTCACCGTGCTGGAGAACCTCGTGCTCGGCGCCGAGGGCGGACCGCTGCTCGCCGGCGGCCTCGCCGCCGCGCGCGCCGAGCTCGCCCGGCTGGGACGGGAGTACGGCCTTGCGGTCGATCCCGACGCGCGCATCGCCGACCTCTCGGTCGGCGAGCAGCAGCGGGTCGAGATCCTCAAGGTGCTGTTCCGCGGCGCGCGCATCCTGATCCTCGACGAGCCGTCGGCGGTGCTGACGCCTCAGGAGACCGACCGGCTGTTCCGCATCCTGGCGACGCTGCGCGAGCGCGGCGTCACGGTCGTGCTGATCACTCACAAGCTGCGCGAGGTCATGGCCGCGACCGACCGCGTGTTCGTGATGCGGCAGGGCCGCGTCGTCGCCGAGCGGCGCACCGCCGACACCGGGCCCGAGGAGCTGGCCGAGCTGATGGTCGGCCGCAAGGTCCGGCTGGCGCTCGACAAGGCACCCGGCGGCGCGGGCGAGATCCGGCTGAAGGCGGAGGCGCTCGGCCTGGTCGACGGGCGCGGCGTCAGGCTGCTCGACGATGTCGGCCTCGAGCTGCGCGCCGGCGAGATCGTCGGCATCGCCGGCGTCTCGGGCAACGGCCAGACCGAGCTTCTGCAGGTGCTGGCCGGCATTCGCGCGCCGACGGCGGGACGGCTCACCGTCTGCGGCCGCGTCATCGACCGGGGGCATCCCGCCGATCCCGCCGAGATGCGCGCGCTCGGCCTGGCGCACGTCCCGGAAGACCGGCTGCGGCAGGGCCTGGTCGGCGACTTCGCCGCGGCCGAATCGTCGATCCTCGGCTATCACCGGCAGCTTCCCTACTGCCGCCACCACGTCCTGAGCGCGCCCGCGGTCGGCGCCTACTGCGCCGAGCTGATGGAGCGCTTCGATGTCCGCCCGCGCGATCCCGCGCTCCGCTCGGCGAGCTTCTCGGGCGGCAACCAGCAGAAGCTGGTGCTGGCGCGCGAGATGGCGCGACGGCCGCGCGTGCTTCTGGTCGGCCAGCCGACCCGCGGCGTCGACATCGGCGCCATCGAATTCATCCATCGCGAGCTGCTGAAGCGTCGCGACGAGGGCTGCGCCATCCTGGTGGTGTCGGTCGAACTCGACGAGATCCTGTCACTGGCCGACCGGCTCCTGGTGATGTTCGCCGGACGGATCGTCGGTGAGGTGGCGGCGCGCGAGGCGGACGAGCGCGCGCTCGGCCTGATGATGGCGGGAGCCCACGCACCTTGA